Proteins encoded together in one Elusimicrobiota bacterium window:
- a CDS encoding HAMP domain-containing protein, whose protein sequence is MGLSRLRLFSGLRFKMVGAFVGVLIPAFLVTGYLTFDQTSRALKRQKQEDELVIAKNIAAQVEEVLTKARKTVETTAELPEIKNNDPEGRLAALTLVIKVTELLDGLILWDLNGRALLTDAAEPDTQRLFPNSALDLFVRPCLGSEGTVVSDVYRSETGEPAVGISAPIRVEGHPVGVLTAGVLLNNHSLGGIEEIRIGKSGYAYLVDALGQIIAHPQQNRLFEDIRQNPPVQELAKKRGPGVTDFINAEGIRVVAAHAPVAGTGWGVVVRQPASESYVYVKKMFSVLGLIFILILCLSVVAGVLLAWLLTRPLADLAEGVRRVTSGNLGTTVPVTTQDELGALGKAFNEMTARLRRMIEEAATAEKRLAHNEKLAAVGQLAAGVAHEINNPLTVISGFAEHLKDNAPLTGKNRAHLEDILRETERCQSLVANLLGFARQAPPHTSLVDVESLVDETIALVLPQANPIGVGFAIQVKTQLPPLNLDRDQMKQVLLNILFNACQAMPRGGQVTITFDSNEAEAIVEIRDTGPGIPPESLHKIFTPFFTTKENGTGLGLALSYAFVERHGGSLRAENPLSGGACFTIRLPLPLKEDSPVPTP, encoded by the coding sequence ATGGGTCTCTCGCGGTTGCGCCTTTTTTCGGGATTACGGTTTAAGATGGTGGGAGCTTTCGTTGGTGTTCTGATTCCTGCTTTTTTGGTCACTGGTTATTTAACTTTCGACCAGACCTCCCGTGCCCTTAAACGTCAAAAGCAAGAAGACGAGCTGGTGATCGCAAAAAATATCGCGGCTCAGGTGGAAGAAGTTTTAACCAAAGCGCGGAAAACGGTGGAGACCACAGCCGAACTCCCAGAAATCAAAAACAATGATCCGGAAGGACGCCTCGCGGCCTTGACCCTTGTGATTAAAGTCACCGAGTTGCTGGACGGGCTGATCCTCTGGGACTTGAATGGCCGGGCTCTCCTCACCGACGCCGCGGAACCAGACACCCAACGGCTTTTTCCCAACTCAGCCCTCGACCTTTTTGTTCGCCCGTGCTTAGGCTCGGAGGGCACTGTTGTTTCCGATGTTTATCGTTCTGAGACGGGGGAACCCGCGGTGGGAATTAGCGCCCCCATTCGTGTGGAGGGGCACCCGGTAGGAGTGTTAACCGCAGGAGTTTTGCTTAACAACCATTCGCTGGGGGGCATAGAAGAAATTCGAATTGGGAAATCCGGATACGCCTATCTCGTGGATGCTTTGGGGCAGATTATCGCTCATCCTCAACAGAACCGTCTTTTTGAAGACATCCGACAAAACCCCCCTGTTCAAGAGTTGGCCAAAAAAAGAGGACCGGGGGTGACGGACTTCATTAACGCGGAAGGCATCCGCGTCGTGGCCGCCCACGCTCCAGTGGCCGGAACGGGATGGGGTGTTGTGGTTCGCCAACCGGCCTCCGAATCCTACGTGTACGTCAAAAAAATGTTTTCAGTATTGGGCCTCATCTTCATTCTCATCCTGTGTCTTTCCGTGGTGGCGGGCGTGTTGTTGGCTTGGCTCCTCACTCGCCCCCTTGCCGACTTGGCGGAAGGTGTCCGTCGCGTAACGTCCGGAAATTTGGGGACCACCGTCCCTGTCACCACCCAGGACGAATTGGGCGCTTTAGGAAAAGCGTTCAATGAAATGACCGCACGCCTCCGGCGCATGATCGAGGAAGCCGCCACCGCAGAGAAACGTTTGGCCCATAATGAAAAGCTAGCCGCCGTGGGACAACTGGCCGCCGGGGTGGCCCACGAAATCAACAATCCGCTCACCGTGATCTCTGGATTTGCCGAACACCTGAAAGACAACGCACCCCTCACCGGAAAGAACCGGGCGCATCTGGAAGACATACTTCGAGAAACAGAGCGGTGTCAGAGTTTGGTGGCCAATCTTTTAGGCTTTGCCCGGCAAGCTCCACCCCACACGTCTCTGGTGGACGTGGAATCTTTGGTGGACGAAACCATTGCCCTTGTTTTGCCCCAAGCGAACCCGATCGGAGTGGGATTCGCCATACAGGTGAAGACCCAGCTGCCTCCCCTCAACCTCGACCGTGATCAAATGAAACAAGTTCTCCTTAACATTTTGTTTAATGCCTGCCAGGCCATGCCACGGGGAGGCCAGGTGACGATCACATTCGACAGCAACGAGGCAGAAGCCATCGTGGAGATCAGGGACACGGGGCCAGGGATCCCTCCGGAATCCTTACATAAAATATTTACCCCCTTTTTCACCACAAAGGAAAATGGAACCGGATTGGGACTCGCGCTCAGCTACGCGTTCGTTGAACGTCACGGAGGAAGCCTGCGGGCTGAAAACCCCCTCTCCGGTGGTGCCTGTTTCACGATTCGACTCCCTCTTCCACTCAAGGAGGATTCCCCTGTCCCCACCCCATGA
- a CDS encoding carbonic anhydrase — MISGLEALERLRSGNKRFMSNAQEGGAYLTPERRAALTSGQEPFAIILGCSDSRVPAELVFDQGLGDLFVIRVAGNIVAPSQVGSVEFAAARFGTRLVVVLGHSQCGAVLATLDDFKDPNNIHSRNMRSIIDRVRPSVASLIGQGLAVEKLVGESVRANVRASVNQLRHGSSILESLILKEDLLVVGAEYSLETGLVDFFDLPNPS; from the coding sequence ATGATCTCTGGTCTTGAAGCCCTTGAGCGGTTGCGTTCGGGGAACAAACGGTTCATGTCCAATGCCCAAGAAGGGGGAGCGTATCTCACCCCGGAACGGCGCGCGGCACTGACCTCAGGGCAGGAACCCTTTGCCATTATTTTGGGGTGTTCGGATTCTCGGGTTCCGGCCGAGCTGGTGTTCGATCAGGGACTGGGCGATCTCTTCGTGATCCGAGTGGCCGGAAACATCGTGGCCCCTTCCCAGGTGGGGAGCGTCGAATTTGCGGCGGCTCGGTTTGGAACGCGGTTGGTCGTGGTTCTGGGGCATTCTCAATGCGGAGCGGTCTTGGCCACCCTCGACGATTTCAAGGATCCCAACAATATCCATTCCCGCAACATGCGTTCCATCATCGATCGGGTTCGCCCATCGGTCGCTTCCCTGATCGGGCAGGGGCTTGCGGTGGAAAAGTTGGTGGGTGAATCGGTTCGGGCCAATGTCCGCGCGTCCGTGAATCAATTGCGTCACGGGTCCTCGATTCTGGAATCTCTGATCCTTAAAGAAGATTTACTCGTTGTGGGGGCTGAATATTCCCTAGAAACAGGCCTCGTCGATTTCTTCGATTTGCCGAACCCCTCATAA
- a CDS encoding SpoIID/LytB domain-containing protein: MKFGLILSLAGFILPSSGKTCVDAIPSPTTPSELKSRVEALQDCLKNGKKGEGIESKLAWSYFQNYDLENAERLFKLLSRDPLFSPRDAVGYSLTLWELGNGEDALRWAVRGATGPWKAMSHFVEGRALESIGRSTEAMTAYGRVLEADPLFAEVRPYRARLRENTGAIDDAWRDYDRILSVDPRNAFAGTAKEKLTARLTKPPSEMVPRRKVLDHRAVIAPPPANSGPILRVGLGTDGRGQSVILASVTLQCAGSFRWVDEEGNVLAKGGAQEPWRVIFSENGVLLEGPDQQKTLKKGFVSFQPDQRDQTIILRDLSIAVGFSWSGFADREVRGTVEIRPGAAGFHVINCLPMESYLYGVVPAEMPARFPLEALKAQAVLARSYAFFQRDVRKPHRSHGYDICDEQHCQVYGGVPLEQARTTAAVDATQGDSLIYKGHPVHGVYSSNCGGHSQTGSEIGWGSVPYWTGTPDRREKDDTAANQNNFYCGPSIYTEGVKSEWVRFSLAEDVAERAQRLKDIGDLKTVKVTARGPSGRVTELTIEGTKNLLVLKKESDIRRLLGMASLRSTLFTLEPLFKSDRVFSFLIHGQGWGHGVGFCQSGGAGRALAGQSFTEILTHYFPEAQIIKTERRKT, from the coding sequence ATGAAGTTTGGACTGATATTAAGCCTGGCCGGATTCATCCTTCCCTCTTCAGGGAAAACATGTGTGGATGCGATCCCCTCCCCCACCACCCCCTCCGAACTTAAAAGCCGGGTTGAGGCTTTGCAGGATTGTTTAAAAAACGGCAAGAAGGGAGAAGGGATTGAATCAAAGTTAGCCTGGTCTTATTTCCAAAACTACGACCTCGAAAATGCCGAACGTCTTTTTAAATTGCTTTCCCGAGACCCCCTGTTTTCTCCCCGGGACGCGGTGGGGTACTCTCTTACTTTATGGGAACTGGGAAACGGGGAAGATGCTCTCCGTTGGGCCGTTCGAGGAGCCACAGGCCCCTGGAAAGCCATGTCCCATTTCGTTGAGGGACGCGCCCTCGAATCAATAGGACGATCCACAGAAGCGATGACGGCGTATGGCCGGGTTCTGGAAGCCGACCCGCTTTTTGCCGAAGTCCGCCCCTACCGGGCACGGCTTCGCGAGAACACGGGGGCCATAGACGACGCTTGGCGGGATTATGACCGTATTCTTTCGGTTGATCCACGCAACGCCTTCGCTGGAACCGCCAAGGAGAAGCTGACGGCGCGGTTAACGAAACCCCCCTCCGAAATGGTCCCACGTCGCAAAGTGTTGGATCACCGCGCGGTCATCGCACCCCCTCCCGCCAACTCCGGACCGATTCTCCGCGTCGGGTTGGGGACCGACGGACGGGGACAAAGCGTCATTCTTGCCAGTGTCACTCTCCAGTGCGCGGGATCTTTTCGTTGGGTGGATGAAGAAGGAAATGTCCTCGCCAAGGGCGGAGCCCAAGAACCGTGGCGTGTGATTTTCTCCGAGAACGGGGTCCTCCTGGAGGGACCCGATCAACAAAAAACGCTCAAGAAGGGGTTTGTCTCATTCCAGCCGGACCAACGGGATCAGACCATTATTCTTAGGGACCTTTCCATCGCGGTCGGTTTTTCCTGGTCCGGATTTGCCGATCGAGAGGTTCGCGGCACAGTGGAAATCCGACCTGGGGCCGCGGGGTTCCATGTGATCAATTGTCTCCCCATGGAATCGTATCTCTACGGCGTGGTGCCGGCTGAAATGCCGGCTCGATTCCCTTTGGAGGCGTTAAAAGCCCAAGCGGTTCTCGCCCGTTCGTATGCCTTTTTTCAAAGGGATGTCCGGAAACCGCACCGATCCCACGGGTACGATATCTGTGACGAACAACATTGCCAAGTGTATGGGGGAGTGCCCCTTGAACAAGCCCGGACCACCGCCGCGGTGGATGCCACGCAAGGGGACTCTTTGATTTATAAGGGCCACCCCGTGCACGGGGTGTATTCCAGCAACTGCGGAGGACACAGTCAAACGGGATCGGAAATCGGGTGGGGCTCCGTTCCTTACTGGACCGGAACCCCCGACCGCAGAGAAAAGGACGACACCGCTGCGAACCAAAATAATTTTTATTGCGGTCCTTCGATCTATACGGAAGGCGTAAAATCCGAGTGGGTCAGGTTTTCTCTCGCTGAGGACGTGGCCGAAAGAGCCCAGAGATTGAAAGACATTGGGGACCTTAAAACCGTGAAGGTGACCGCCCGCGGTCCCAGCGGTCGAGTCACCGAGTTGACGATCGAGGGGACCAAAAACCTATTGGTTTTAAAGAAAGAATCGGATATTCGGAGACTATTGGGGATGGCTTCTCTGCGAAGTACATTATTCACCCTTGAACCCCTATTCAAAAGCGATCGCGTGTTTTCATTCCTTATTCACGGGCAAGGGTGGGGGCACGGCGTGGGGTTCTGTCAATCCGGCGGAGCCGGTCGGGCCCTCGCCGGACAATCCTTCACTGAAATTTTGACACACTATTTTCCAGAAGCGCAAATCATTAAAACAGAAAGGAGAAAAACATGA
- the otsB gene encoding trehalose-phosphatase yields MKKKTDAPVKKKLSWPVLTRCLAREKNVLLVLDFDGTLAPLVRVPDTAQMRPRMYKLLVKLKRHSPLHVAVISGRSLDDIRKRVGVPRLTYGGSHGMEIRGPGFVFNHREALLLRPVVIKLVKDCRRAFSSVKGVRIEPKRLGVAVHYREVDAALVPRLLRLLGQFQKRSQSLPVRWRQGHKVWEAVPRVGWDKGEALLLLSRHLNHPYPIVIGDDLTDEDMFRVVGSKGISIRVAPLGRTQAQYILKNQEEVFSVLERVDQFFLEKR; encoded by the coding sequence ATGAAGAAAAAAACTGACGCCCCTGTGAAAAAAAAGCTCTCTTGGCCTGTTTTGACCCGTTGTTTGGCGAGGGAGAAGAACGTATTGCTGGTGCTTGATTTCGATGGTACACTGGCTCCCCTTGTGCGGGTTCCTGATACGGCGCAGATGAGACCACGGATGTACAAACTCTTGGTAAAGTTGAAACGTCATTCCCCTCTGCATGTGGCCGTTATCAGTGGGCGATCTTTGGACGACATTCGCAAGCGTGTGGGAGTGCCCCGTCTGACCTATGGGGGAAGCCATGGGATGGAAATTCGAGGACCCGGGTTCGTTTTTAACCATCGGGAAGCGCTCCTCCTTCGACCTGTTGTGATCAAGTTGGTGAAAGATTGCCGTCGCGCTTTTTCCAGCGTGAAAGGCGTCCGCATTGAGCCAAAACGGTTGGGGGTGGCGGTTCATTACCGTGAGGTGGACGCGGCGTTGGTCCCTCGGTTGTTGCGGTTATTGGGGCAATTTCAAAAACGATCTCAGTCTCTCCCTGTCCGTTGGCGACAGGGCCATAAAGTATGGGAAGCCGTTCCCCGTGTGGGTTGGGACAAAGGGGAGGCCCTGCTTCTGTTAAGCCGCCATTTGAATCATCCGTATCCCATCGTCATTGGGGACGATCTTACCGATGAAGATATGTTTCGCGTCGTGGGATCGAAAGGAATTTCAATTCGAGTCGCTCCCCTGGGTCGGACTCAGGCCCAGTACATTCTTAAGAATCAAGAAGAAGTCTTCTCCGTTTTAGAGAGAGTGGATCAGTTTTTTCTAGAAAAACGGTGA
- a CDS encoding OmpA family protein, producing the protein MKTFLTVLFGVIISVGCSTRRAPQLDTDQTLSSNQDDSRETASAKEVPSLSVGTEWASVPNLEPAYFVTDRADLTESARLALKRNGVVLKILSKEVPGLEVLVEGHCDERATLEYNMALGERRANAVKKYYETLGIPKKVLSTVSYGEEKPACSRSEESCWHLNRRAVTVVRAKNSIRIPLHKFVM; encoded by the coding sequence ATGAAAACATTCCTGACCGTTCTCTTTGGTGTGATTATTTCTGTAGGGTGTTCAACACGTCGAGCCCCTCAACTGGACACGGATCAGACGCTTTCCTCCAATCAAGATGATTCAAGGGAGACAGCGTCTGCAAAAGAAGTTCCGAGTCTTTCGGTCGGAACGGAATGGGCATCCGTTCCCAACCTCGAACCTGCCTATTTCGTCACCGACCGGGCAGACCTCACCGAATCCGCGCGATTGGCCTTGAAACGGAACGGGGTGGTTCTCAAGATCCTCTCTAAAGAAGTGCCTGGTCTTGAAGTGCTTGTTGAGGGGCATTGTGATGAGCGGGCCACACTTGAATACAACATGGCGTTAGGGGAACGAAGAGCGAATGCCGTAAAAAAATATTATGAGACTCTGGGCATTCCAAAGAAGGTCCTTTCCACTGTTTCCTACGGGGAGGAAAAACCCGCTTGTTCTCGTTCCGAAGAAAGCTGCTGGCACTTGAATCGACGCGCCGTTACAGTTGTCAGAGCCAAAAATAGTATTCGAATTCCTCTTCACAAATTCGTAATGTAA
- a CDS encoding LysE family transporter, whose protein sequence is MFESFVKGCCAGLLFSLPAGPAGILVLRSWIRHGQRGGLLATAGMAFAEGLVAGVAAWGLHVASPALRDTSGFLHGVAGVLLVVTGIGFLFFEKDEKRLGHGERPTWRFIWPAGLVLTNPGLWAAYGSLLLAMKTRTPTMTEALATGAGAGFGVILFWGALGSSVQHWKRKKKFNEAHVTLVADRATGYLLIALGLVELWL, encoded by the coding sequence ATGTTTGAATCGTTTGTCAAAGGGTGTTGCGCGGGACTCCTATTTAGTTTACCAGCCGGTCCGGCGGGGATCTTGGTGCTTCGGTCTTGGATCCGCCATGGTCAGCGCGGAGGCCTCCTGGCGACCGCAGGGATGGCCTTTGCGGAGGGGCTGGTTGCGGGGGTGGCCGCGTGGGGATTGCATGTGGCCTCCCCAGCGCTTCGGGACACCTCAGGATTTCTGCATGGGGTCGCGGGAGTTCTTCTTGTGGTGACAGGAATTGGATTCTTGTTTTTTGAGAAAGACGAAAAACGACTGGGACATGGGGAGCGTCCCACCTGGAGGTTCATATGGCCGGCTGGTCTTGTTTTAACGAACCCAGGCCTCTGGGCCGCTTATGGTTCTTTGCTCTTGGCCATGAAAACAAGAACCCCCACAATGACGGAAGCCTTGGCCACGGGAGCCGGAGCCGGATTTGGAGTTATACTTTTTTGGGGCGCCCTGGGATCAAGTGTTCAACATTGGAAAAGGAAAAAGAAATTCAATGAAGCCCACGTGACCCTTGTGGCCGACCGAGCCACCGGCTATTTATTGATTGCTCTCGGTTTGGTTGAACTGTGGTTATGA
- a CDS encoding chloride channel protein — MKMFTLLRVFERRKVQVVTLALYLTAALATGAGCYLFMRGFEFMNTHRLDYRSVGLWCWITTPVLFIGAVCLIRFISPFSAGTGIPQAIFAAQHFTKNLERKIFPLVSPLALIIKILAVYIVVLAGASVGREGPTVQVATCFFVGLLLLGRRFTGIPFDMRSAVVAGGAAGLAAAFNAPLAGVTFAVEELTVDYFSSIKDYVLLGIICAAIAAKSLTGEYIYFGKAAVLAPVKAPMALLVGVVCGGAGALFSTLLLRGTKLIRGIQWRWGWMAIPVLLSFGVLLMATIGGPDVLGPGNGAAQSLIQGQFGSWTYVFFPAKMLATLLSYLAGAAGGIFAPSLSMGSAFGAILGHWFNSPPAGCAVVGMAAFLSGAIQAPITAFVIIFEMTGSHDSLIPIMLASLAAFMTARLSGAQHLYKTLAAQYDEILQEKPMEKTDPS; from the coding sequence GTGAAGATGTTTACGTTGTTACGGGTGTTTGAGCGACGTAAAGTTCAAGTGGTGACGCTCGCCCTTTACTTAACCGCGGCCCTGGCGACGGGCGCTGGGTGCTATCTGTTCATGCGGGGTTTTGAGTTCATGAATACCCATCGCCTGGACTACCGAAGCGTCGGCCTTTGGTGTTGGATTACCACCCCGGTTCTATTTATCGGGGCCGTCTGTTTGATCCGGTTTATTTCTCCCTTCTCCGCTGGAACCGGAATTCCCCAGGCGATTTTCGCGGCGCAACATTTCACCAAAAATTTGGAAAGAAAGATTTTCCCCTTGGTGTCTCCCCTGGCCTTGATCATTAAAATTCTAGCGGTGTACATTGTGGTTTTGGCTGGGGCGTCGGTGGGGCGAGAGGGGCCCACTGTGCAAGTGGCTACATGTTTCTTTGTGGGCCTCCTGCTTCTGGGGCGTCGGTTCACCGGAATTCCCTTTGACATGCGCTCGGCGGTGGTGGCGGGTGGGGCCGCAGGGTTGGCGGCGGCTTTTAACGCCCCATTGGCGGGAGTGACTTTTGCGGTGGAAGAATTAACAGTGGATTATTTTTCAAGTATCAAGGATTACGTTTTGCTCGGGATCATCTGTGCCGCCATTGCCGCTAAATCGCTTACGGGAGAATACATCTATTTTGGAAAAGCCGCGGTCTTGGCTCCAGTGAAAGCTCCTATGGCGCTTTTGGTGGGGGTGGTGTGCGGGGGGGCTGGCGCACTTTTTTCCACGTTGCTGTTGCGTGGGACGAAATTGATTCGGGGGATTCAATGGCGGTGGGGTTGGATGGCCATCCCCGTTCTGCTCTCCTTTGGGGTTCTTTTAATGGCGACGATTGGGGGCCCCGATGTCTTGGGCCCTGGAAACGGGGCGGCTCAAAGTCTTATTCAAGGTCAATTTGGATCCTGGACCTATGTTTTTTTCCCTGCCAAGATGCTCGCGACTCTCTTGAGTTATTTGGCGGGAGCCGCGGGGGGGATTTTCGCGCCTTCCCTTTCTATGGGTTCGGCTTTCGGGGCGATCTTGGGTCATTGGTTCAACAGTCCGCCCGCGGGATGCGCGGTGGTGGGAATGGCGGCCTTCCTCTCCGGTGCCATTCAAGCCCCCATCACCGCTTTTGTCATTATTTTTGAAATGACGGGTTCCCATGACTCTCTGATTCCGATCATGTTGGCTTCTTTGGCCGCTTTCATGACGGCCCGTTTGTCTGGGGCGCAACATCTCTATAAGACGTTGGCGGCGCAATACGACGAGATCCTTCAAGAGAAACCGATGGAAAAGACGGATCCGTCATGA
- a CDS encoding sigma-54-dependent Fis family transcriptional regulator: MVVDDEPGMGRLLSTVLEDAGYRVRVYQEPIKALADFNRNPVDVVLTDVRMPKVDGVGVLEAIKNRSPETPVILMTAFGTLDMAVSAMKKGAADYVTKPFKNEEIRSVLGSVLEKQRLREENHRLRHALAGREGLDLWVGASGTMKRVHEIICQLAKSDTTVLLFGESGTGKELAARALHRNSARAEHPFQAIHCGALPETLLESELFGHVKGAFTDATKDRAGLLDQAEGGTVFLDEVGEMPPPMQVKLLRFLQEREVRPLGGAKPHRVDVRVIAATNKDLRTEMAEGRFREDLFYRLAVVPITLPPLRERREDIPILVNFFLERIALRTGTSKHQFTPEAMDGLVSSPWPGNVRELENTVERAVAMAQGEHLSFEKQENVTRSPPPFPPSKIYREAKRQILDRFEQEFISTLLRETSGNISQAAEIAGMDRKNFQDLLKRHNIPRSV; the protein is encoded by the coding sequence ATGGTCGTTGATGATGAACCCGGCATGGGACGCCTGCTTTCCACCGTTCTAGAAGACGCGGGGTACCGTGTTCGCGTTTACCAAGAACCGATCAAAGCCTTGGCGGATTTCAATCGCAACCCCGTCGATGTTGTGCTGACCGATGTTCGAATGCCTAAAGTGGATGGGGTCGGCGTTTTGGAAGCGATCAAAAACCGTTCCCCCGAAACCCCAGTCATTCTCATGACCGCTTTTGGAACATTGGACATGGCGGTGAGCGCCATGAAAAAAGGGGCCGCGGATTATGTGACCAAACCTTTTAAAAATGAGGAAATTCGATCTGTGTTGGGAAGTGTTCTGGAAAAGCAACGGTTACGTGAAGAAAACCATCGTTTGCGTCATGCCCTGGCGGGGCGAGAGGGTTTAGATCTTTGGGTGGGAGCGAGCGGGACCATGAAACGTGTTCATGAAATCATTTGCCAATTAGCGAAATCGGACACCACCGTTCTCCTGTTTGGCGAAAGCGGAACGGGAAAAGAATTGGCCGCCCGGGCCCTTCACCGCAACAGCGCCCGCGCTGAGCATCCGTTCCAAGCCATCCACTGCGGAGCTCTTCCTGAAACGCTTCTTGAATCTGAACTGTTTGGCCACGTGAAGGGCGCTTTTACAGACGCCACAAAAGACCGGGCGGGCCTGCTTGATCAGGCGGAAGGGGGAACGGTGTTTTTAGACGAAGTGGGTGAAATGCCCCCCCCCATGCAAGTCAAGCTTCTTCGGTTTCTCCAAGAGAGAGAAGTCCGCCCCTTAGGGGGAGCGAAGCCCCATCGCGTCGATGTGAGGGTGATCGCGGCGACCAACAAAGATCTCCGTACGGAAATGGCGGAAGGGCGCTTTCGGGAAGATCTTTTTTACCGACTGGCCGTTGTCCCCATCACGCTCCCCCCTCTTCGAGAACGGCGTGAAGATATCCCGATCCTCGTTAATTTTTTCTTGGAACGGATCGCCCTTCGGACCGGCACGTCCAAACACCAGTTCACTCCGGAGGCGATGGACGGCCTGGTGTCATCCCCATGGCCTGGAAATGTTCGAGAATTGGAAAATACTGTGGAGAGAGCCGTCGCCATGGCCCAAGGCGAACACCTCAGTTTTGAAAAGCAGGAAAACGTCACCCGCTCGCCTCCCCCCTTTCCCCCATCGAAGATTTACCGGGAAGCCAAACGGCAGATTCTTGACCGATTTGAACAGGAATTTATCTCCACCCTCCTTCGTGAGACCTCGGGAAACATTTCCCAGGCCGCCGAAATAGCCGGCATGGATCGTAAAAATTTTCAAGACTTACTAAAGAGACATAACATCCCCCGATCCGTTTAA